The proteins below come from a single Streptomyces sp. B3I8 genomic window:
- a CDS encoding ABC transporter substrate-binding protein → MPNARALRPSRRGILAAGGALGLGAVLAACGDDNGKSGGSGDSSAAGTKGPWSFKDDRGKTSEADKVPSNIVAFVGVAAALHDYGVPVKGVFGPTKTKDGKADVQAGDMDVSKVTVLGNEWGQFNIEKYAALAPDLLVSTMFDATGTLWYVPEESKKKVEAVGAPSVGVSVYDRQMPEPLQRMLALAKTLGADTGSSEIAAAKKRFEDAAARLRAAAKAHPDIKVMAGSASQDIFYVSGTDLSIDLEYFKSLGVNFVEPAEAAKKASGGWFENLSWENVDKHPADIIMMDNRTSAIQPADITEATWKKLPAVKAGQVVPRNPEPILSYGKCAPLLEDLAKAIEGAKKVS, encoded by the coding sequence ATGCCCAACGCCCGTGCCCTCCGCCCCTCCCGCCGCGGCATCCTCGCCGCCGGCGGCGCCCTCGGCCTCGGCGCCGTGCTCGCGGCCTGCGGTGACGACAACGGGAAGAGCGGCGGCTCGGGCGACTCCTCCGCGGCGGGCACGAAGGGTCCCTGGAGCTTCAAGGACGACCGCGGCAAGACCTCCGAGGCCGACAAGGTCCCCTCGAACATCGTCGCGTTCGTCGGTGTGGCCGCCGCGCTGCACGACTACGGCGTGCCGGTGAAGGGCGTCTTCGGGCCGACGAAGACCAAGGACGGCAAGGCCGACGTCCAGGCCGGCGACATGGACGTCAGCAAGGTGACCGTCCTCGGCAACGAGTGGGGCCAGTTCAACATCGAGAAGTACGCGGCCCTCGCCCCGGACCTCCTCGTCTCCACCATGTTCGACGCCACGGGCACCCTCTGGTACGTCCCCGAGGAGTCGAAGAAGAAGGTCGAGGCCGTCGGCGCGCCGAGCGTGGGCGTCTCCGTCTACGACCGGCAGATGCCCGAGCCGCTCCAGCGGATGCTGGCGCTCGCCAAGACGCTCGGCGCGGACACCGGCTCCAGCGAGATCGCCGCCGCGAAGAAGCGGTTCGAGGACGCCGCGGCCCGGCTGCGCGCCGCCGCCAAGGCCCACCCCGACATCAAGGTCATGGCCGGTTCCGCGAGCCAGGACATCTTCTACGTCTCCGGCACCGATCTGTCCATCGATCTGGAGTACTTCAAGTCCCTCGGGGTCAACTTCGTCGAGCCGGCCGAGGCCGCCAAGAAGGCGAGCGGCGGCTGGTTCGAGAACCTGAGCTGGGAGAACGTCGACAAGCACCCGGCCGACATCATCATGATGGACAACCGGACCTCCGCGATCCAGCCGGCGGACATCACCGAGGCGACGTGGAAGAAGCTGCCGGCCGTGAAGGCGGGTCAGGTCGTCCCGCGCAACCCGGAGCCGATCCTGTCCTACGGCAAGTGCGCGCCGCTCCTGGAGGACCTCGCCAAGGCGATCGAGGGCGCGAAGAAGGTGAGCTGA